One segment of Leptodactylus fuscus isolate aLepFus1 chromosome 7, aLepFus1.hap2, whole genome shotgun sequence DNA contains the following:
- the VPS51 gene encoding vacuolar protein sorting-associated protein 51 homolog, which translates to MATTAGLEEEDGRKRKAHGMLKLYYGINDEGKSSEKLLDPTDIDGVHFNPELYLTKLRKERSLADLMDIEADMVRQIRSLDSDMQTLVYENYNKFISATDTIRKMKNDFKKMEDEMDGLATNMAVITEFSARISSTLQERHQHITKLSGVHTLLRKLQFLFELPARLKKCIELGAYVQAVTYHAKARSVLHQYQHMPSFHGIQTDCQAIMAGLADTLRQRFRNPSSSPQDLSECVELLLSLEEPAHLLCDEFLAHGRGRLASHLSELEGASDILDFVDRGCGGFISDACLLAASYQSLFCKEQGSTAQMAEEKLTKFLDELSEGYFELVEKRLREEKNPGDNSLLVRALDRFHRRLQAPSKLVPGCSFNRRGTEIVVRAAQERLSQYLQTLKDFFQACITDVRQALAAPRVPGKEAPALGDLLAVLSGSVLNQIKSVLASVHLFTAKDVAFSDKPYFKGEFCSQGVREGLIVAFIKSVCQTARQFCDSPGEKGANTPPLLLLLLSRLCLDYETSTISYILTLTDEQFLGQDHSPVTPVSTLCSLARSTAQTLLNQYVKSQGLVISQMLRKSVETRDWVTTIEPRNVRAVMKRVVEDITGVDVQVGLLYEEGVRKAHSSDSSKRTFSVYSSSRLQGRYAQSYTPSAPLDTNLLSNIQKLFSERIDIFSTVQFNKVSILTGIIKISLKTFLECVRLRTFGRFGLQQIQVDCHYLQLYLWRFVSDENLVHCLLDEVVGSAAHRCLDPAPMEQSVIEVICERG; encoded by the exons ATGGCGACCACTGCTGGACTAGAAGAAGAGGATGGCAGAAAAAGGAAGGCCCACGGGATGCTGAAGCTGTATTATGGGATAAATGATGAAGGGAAAAGCAGCGAGAAGTTACTGGACCCCACTGATATCGATGGCGTGCACTTCAACCCTGAGCTCTACCTCACCAAG CTGAGGAAAGAAAGATCTCTGGCTGATCTGATGGACATTGAGGCTGACATGGTCCGCCAGATCCGATCATTGGACAGCGACATGCAGACTCTGGTATATGAAAATTATAATAAGTTCATCTCCGCCACAG ACACCATCCGCAAGATGAAAAATGACTTTAAGAAGATGGAAGATGAGATGGATGGACTAGCTACCAACATGGCGGTTATCACTGAGTTCAGTGCCCGCATCAGTAGTACTCTACAGGAGAGGCATCAGCACATTACCAAGCTTAGTG GTGTACACACTCTTCTTCGTAAGTTGCAGTTCTTGTTTGAGCTTCCAGCTCGTCTGAAAAAGTGCATCGAGCTTGGCGCTTATGTCCAGGCCGTGACCTATCATGCTAAAGCCCGCAGTGTTCTCCATCAGTACCAGCACATGCCTTCCTTCCATGGCATCCAGACCGACTGCCAGGCCATTATGGCAGGCTTGGCAGACACATTACGCCAGAGATTTAG GAATCCTTCCTCTTCCCCACAGGATCTTTCTGAATGTGTGGAGCTGCTCCTAAGCTTGGAGGAACCTGCTCACCTTCTGTGTGATGAATTCCTAGCCCATGGACGGGGACGCTTAGCCTCTCACCTCTCCGAATTAGAAGGAGCAAGCGATATCCTGGACTTTGTCGACCGTGGCTGCGGCGGATTTATAAGCGACGCCTGTCTCCTGGCAGCATCTTACCAAAGCCTGTTCTGCAAGGAGCAAGGAAGCACAGCGCAAATGGCTGAGGAGAAGCTGACCAAGTTCTTGGATGAACTGAGTGAGGGTTACTTTGAGTTAGTGGAGAAGCGTCTACGAGAAGAGAAGAACCCAGGGGACAACTCTCTGTTAGTAAGAGCCTTGGATCGATTCCACAGACGGCTGCAGGCACCATCTAAGTTAGTACCAGGATGTAGTTTTAATAGAAGGGGCACAGAGATTGTAGTGAGGGCCGCACAGGAGCGATTGTCTCAGTACTTGCAAACCTTGAAAGACTTCTTCCAAGCTTGCATTACCGATGTCCGACAAGCCCTCGCTGCTCCAAGAGTACCCGGGAAAGAGGCACCAGCACTGGGGGACTTATTGGCGGTGCTGTCGGGGTCAGTTTTAAACCAAATTAAATCCGTCTTGGCGTCTGTGCATCTCTTCACTGCTAAAGATGTGGCTTTCTCAGACAAGCCATACTTCAAG GGTGAGTTCTGTAGTCAGGGTGTCCGAGAAGGACTCATTGTAGCTTTTATCAAGTCCGTGTGCCAGACAGCTCGACAGTTCTGCGATTCCCCTGGAGAGAAAGGCGCCAATACCCCgccactgctgctgctgctcctctcTCGCCTCTGCCTGGACTACGAGACTTCAACCATTAGCTATATACTGACTCTAACAGATGAACAGTTTCTGGGACAG GACCACTCTCCGGTTACCCCCGTCAGCACTCTCTGTTCCTTGGCTCGATCCACAGCCCAGACCCTCCTCAATCAATATGTCAAGTCTCAAGGGCTTGTCATTTCTCAGATGTTACGCAAAAGTGTTGAGACCAGGGACTGGGTGACCACCATTGAACCCCGAAATGTTCGAGCCGTCATGAAGCGAGTAGTGGAAGATATTACTGGGGTAGATGTGCAG GTGGGTCTCTTGTATGAGGAAGGGGTCCGGAAAGCTCACAGCAGTGATTCTAGTAAACGCACcttctctgtatatagcagttctCGACTCCAGGGAAGATATGCTCAGAGCTACACTCCTAG TGCTCCTCTTGATACAAACCTTCTTAGCAACATCCAGAAGTTGTTTTCTGAGAGGATAGACATCTTCAGCACCGTCCAGTTCAACAAG GTCTCTATTCTTACAGGGATTATTAAGATCAGTCTTAAAACATTCCTGGAGTGTGTCCGTCTGAGAACATTTGGCCGCTTTGGTCTCCAGCAGATACAAGTCGACtgccattacctgcagctgtacTTGTGGCGCTTTGTCAGTGACGAGAATCTAGTCCATTGTCTTTTAGATGAGGTGGTGGGCAGCGCTGCTCACCGGTGCTTGGACCCTGCACCTATGGAGCAAAGTGTGATTGAGGTCATCTGTGAGAGGGGCTGA